In the Flagellimonas sp. HMM57 genome, one interval contains:
- the typA gene encoding translational GTPase TypA, with product MSKIKNIAIIAHVDHGKTTLVDKIMFHCQLFRDNENKGDLILDNNDLERERGITIVSKNVSVVYKDTKINIIDTPGHADFGGEVERVLNMADGVLLLVDAFEGPMPQTRFVLQKAIDLGLKPCVVINKVDKENCTPEEVHEKVFDLMFELGAEEWQLDFPTVYGSAKQNWMSEDWQKPTENIEPLLDMVIEHVPEYKPQEGTTQMLITSLDFSSFTGRIAIGRLTRGSLKEGQQISLVKRDGTIVKSKIKELFTFEGLGRQKVQEVKTGDICAIVGMEGFEIGDTVADLENPEKLKTIAIDEPTMSMLFTINDSPFFGKDGKFVTSRHIKERLEKELEKNLALRVEETDSADKFMVFGRGVLHLSVLIETMRREGYELQIGQPQVIIREIDGVKCEPVEHLTIDLPEEVSGKAVEMVSIRKGEMTSMEAKGSRMLCEFVIPSRGIIGLRNQLLTATAGEAIMAHRFLEYQPMKGEIAQRLNGSLVSMENGTAIPYSIDKLQERGKFFIDPGEDIYEGQVIGENSRGDDMTVNVTKTKKLSNVRSAGADDKAKIVPAIKFSLEEALEYIQKDEYVEVTPNHLRLRKIYLKEVDRKRNKID from the coding sequence ATGTCCAAAATCAAGAATATTGCGATTATTGCACACGTTGACCACGGTAAGACTACCTTGGTTGATAAAATCATGTTTCACTGTCAGTTGTTTCGTGATAACGAAAACAAAGGGGATTTGATTCTGGACAATAATGACCTAGAAAGGGAAAGAGGAATTACCATAGTTTCCAAGAATGTTTCCGTAGTTTATAAGGATACAAAGATAAATATTATCGATACCCCTGGTCACGCCGATTTTGGTGGTGAAGTGGAACGCGTACTCAACATGGCCGATGGGGTTTTACTTTTGGTGGATGCCTTTGAAGGGCCAATGCCCCAGACAAGGTTTGTCTTGCAAAAGGCAATTGATTTAGGATTAAAACCATGTGTGGTCATCAATAAAGTAGACAAAGAAAACTGCACCCCCGAAGAAGTACATGAGAAGGTTTTTGATTTGATGTTTGAGCTGGGAGCAGAAGAATGGCAGTTGGACTTCCCCACGGTGTATGGTTCGGCCAAACAAAACTGGATGAGCGAAGATTGGCAAAAGCCAACAGAAAATATAGAGCCTTTGTTGGATATGGTCATTGAGCATGTACCAGAGTATAAGCCACAAGAAGGTACTACACAAATGTTGATTACTTCGTTGGACTTTTCATCGTTCACCGGACGTATTGCAATTGGTAGGTTGACTCGTGGTAGTCTAAAAGAAGGACAGCAGATTTCATTGGTAAAACGCGATGGTACTATCGTGAAGTCAAAAATAAAAGAGCTTTTTACTTTTGAAGGTCTTGGACGTCAAAAAGTACAAGAAGTTAAAACGGGGGATATTTGTGCCATAGTAGGTATGGAAGGTTTTGAGATTGGTGACACCGTAGCTGATTTAGAGAATCCTGAAAAACTAAAGACCATAGCTATTGATGAGCCCACAATGAGTATGCTCTTTACCATTAACGACAGCCCGTTTTTTGGTAAAGATGGAAAGTTTGTTACCTCCCGTCATATTAAAGAGCGTTTGGAAAAAGAACTGGAAAAGAACTTGGCGCTTCGCGTTGAAGAAACAGATAGCGCCGATAAGTTCATGGTCTTTGGTCGAGGTGTATTGCACCTTTCCGTTTTAATAGAGACCATGCGTAGGGAGGGGTACGAACTCCAAATTGGTCAGCCTCAAGTAATCATCAGGGAAATTGATGGGGTAAAATGTGAACCGGTAGAGCATTTGACCATCGATTTGCCAGAGGAAGTTTCTGGTAAGGCCGTGGAAATGGTATCCATAAGAAAAGGAGAAATGACGAGTATGGAAGCTAAAGGTTCACGTATGCTATGTGAGTTTGTGATACCGTCTAGAGGAATTATAGGATTACGAAACCAACTATTGACTGCAACCGCTGGTGAGGCAATTATGGCACACCGTTTCTTGGAGTATCAGCCTATGAAAGGCGAAATAGCCCAGCGTTTAAATGGTTCTCTGGTGTCCATGGAAAATGGGACGGCAATTCCTTATTCCATAGATAAGTTACAGGAACGTGGTAAGTTTTTTATAGATCCAGGAGAAGATATCTACGAAGGTCAGGTAATTGGTGAAAACTCACGTGGAGATGACATGACGGTTAACGTGACCAAAACCAAAAAATTATCCAATGTACGTTCCGCTGGCGCCGATGATAAGGCAAAAATAGTTCCTGCCATTAAGTTTTCCTTGGAAGAAGCATTGGAATACATTCAAAAGGATGAATACGTTGAAGTAACGCCAAATCACCTTAGGCTACGTAAGATATATTTGAA